One region of Eupeodes corollae chromosome 1, idEupCoro1.1, whole genome shotgun sequence genomic DNA includes:
- the LOC129942033 gene encoding putative nuclease HARBI1, protein MSKSVNKISSYQTNKNMDTVALFLEAESRELRAQNQEKRRILRNNSKIKDLSNAAFKKNYRLNKPAYEYVFEQIKDKFKDDYRSDAVNPEHKLAACLRFFAEGNYQHGVGKDFQSAIGQTTFSSILKETLDIMEHTLCKNWVSLKMSEEEIQRSKTDFFERTGFPGVIGCVDGTHVQIVAPIENKHLFLNRKGHFSLNVMIVIISS, encoded by the exons ATGTCAAaaagtgtaaacaaaatttcatcttatcaaacaaataaaaatatggatACTGTCGCTTTATTTTTGGAAGCTGAATCTAGGGAATTAAGGGCACAGAATCAGGAAAAAAGGAGGATATTAAGGAAcaatagtaaaataaaagatcTATCTAATGCAGC atttaaaaaaaactatcgccTCAATAAGCCTGCATACGAGTATGTCTTTGaacaaattaaagataaatttaaagatGATTATCGCTCTGATGCTGTGAATCCAGAACATAAGCTAGCAGCATGCTTAAGGTTCTTCGCTGAGGGAAACTACCAACATGGAGTAGGGAAAGATTTCCAATCTGCTATTGGCCAAACAACTTTTTCGAGTATCCTCAAGGAAACACTGGATATAATGGAACATACTTTATGTAAGAACTGGGTATCGTTAAAGATGTCCGAAGAAGAAATCCAGCGGTCCAAAAcggatttttttgaaaggacGGGCTTCCCGGGAGTCATTGGCTGTGTGGATGGCACTCATGTTCAAATAGTTGCCCCCATAGAAAATAAGCATCTGTTTCTAAACCGCAAGGGACATTTCAGCCTCAACGTTATGATTGTAATAATCTcaagctaa
- the LOC129942523 gene encoding uncharacterized protein LOC129942523 → MPRGNEKTTTKQIEHLVNLMQEKPDIARNYTKRSTEDVAAFWEEVADKLNQLEGRQRDVAGWKKVWSDHKTYIKKKLAANKKEITGTGGGPHKQKSFIALIHSNDSVNGIGAKSFGTGNDNEQAASEPSSPNTTAADAENIEGDRNSNSNCRQKTLSSIQLLRKQVENQSSYYDYMKTSLQAASKALQDTTNILRDTAKTFQDLAVHLKRVYRSVEYTGEIENKKLKEMQFHNAEMRKIAMSKLEIKAKILEIEISRTNVMLQ, encoded by the exons at gcCACGAGGaaacgaaaaaacaacaaccaaacaAATCGAGCATTTGGTTAATTTAATGCAAGAAAAACCCGATATAGCAAGAAATTACACGAAAAGGTCCACAGAAGATGTTGCTGCATTTTGGGAAGAGGTTGCTGACAAACTCAACCAACTGGAAGGACGTCAACGAGATGTAGCTGGTTGGAAAAAG gtttggaGCGACCATAAGACgtacataaaaaaaaagttggcgGCAAATAAAAAGGAGATCACGGGCACAGGTGGTGGTCCCCATAAACAGAAATCGTTCATAGCCTTGATACATTCCAACGATTCTGTTAATGGCATTGGAGCAAAATCGTTTGGAACAGGTAATGATAATGAACAAGCAGCCAGTGAACCATCATCACCAAACACAACTGCAGCAGATGCAGAGAACATCGAAGGTGATAGAAACTCTAACTCGAACTGCCGACAAAAGACTCTGTCGTCTATTCAACTTCTTAGGAAGCAGGTTGAAAATCAGTCGTCTTATTACGACTATATGAAAACTTCCCTTCAGGCCGCATCAAAAGCATTGCAGGACACCACAAATATCTTGCGGGACACAGCTAAAACCTTTCAAGACTTAGCAGTACATCTCAAAAGGGTGTATAGATCGGTGGAATATACGggtgaaatagaaaataaaaagcttaaagaGATGCAATTTCACAACGCTGAGATGCGAAAAATTGCAATGAGCAAACTTGAAATCAAGGccaaaattcttgaaattgaGATTTCAAGAACTAATGTCATGTTGCAATGA